One Paraburkholderia kururiensis DNA window includes the following coding sequences:
- a CDS encoding hydroxymyristoyl-ACP dehydratase has translation MCLLDAVTAWDDLSIRCTATSHLDAHNPLRADGRLAAICGVEYAAQAMAAHGAVLASAHPHTNAPPRAGFLASLRDLEVNVARLDTLAGPLDVEATRLGGDGNNVLYRFTLHCGGELLMTGRAAVILDADAAEHAPRP, from the coding sequence ATGTGCCTGCTCGACGCCGTCACGGCCTGGGACGACCTCTCGATCCGCTGCACGGCAACGAGCCATCTCGATGCGCACAACCCGCTGCGCGCGGACGGACGGCTCGCCGCGATCTGCGGCGTCGAATACGCGGCGCAGGCCATGGCCGCTCACGGCGCCGTGCTCGCCTCGGCGCACCCGCACACGAACGCGCCGCCGCGCGCCGGCTTTCTCGCAAGCCTGCGCGATCTCGAAGTGAACGTCGCGCGGCTCGATACGCTCGCCGGTCCGCTCGACGTCGAAGCCACACGGCTCGGCGGCGACGGCAACAACGTGCTCTACCGCTTCACGCTGCATTGCGGCGGCGAACTGCTGATGACGGGCCGCGCCGCCGTCATACTCGACGCCGACGCAGCGGAGCACGCGCCCCGGCCTTGA
- a CDS encoding beta-ketoacyl-[acyl-carrier-protein] synthase family protein — protein sequence MTPLLVSHFTATSCLGHGLDALGDALRQGRGGLAPCRFERATLDTWVGEVAGVDALPVRADLADFDCRNNRLAQMAFTADGFDAAVREAAGRYGAARIGVFLGTSTAGILETELAYRQRDPQTGALPAGFRYAHTHNPWSAAAFVRTYFGLQGPATTISSACSSGAKVFGSARRMIEAGLIDAAVVGGVDSLCLTTLYGFNSLELLSREPCKPFDVARSGISIGEAGAFALLERAPQQATALHDDAILLLGIGESSDAHHMSSPHPEGLGARTAIEDALRTAGIDAGSVDYINLHGTATPSNDAAESLAVNAVFEHTPCSSTKGATGHTLGAAGALEAVIAAWSLRAQWLPAGVNTTQPDPALSPGYLLEGRAASLRTALSNSFGFGGTNCSLLFGHAGQLRDAGRLDSGGQPS from the coding sequence GTGACTCCTCTTCTCGTCTCGCACTTCACGGCCACCAGCTGCCTTGGCCACGGACTCGACGCCCTCGGCGATGCGCTGCGCCAGGGGCGCGGCGGTCTCGCGCCGTGCCGCTTCGAACGGGCGACGCTCGATACCTGGGTGGGCGAGGTGGCCGGCGTGGATGCGCTACCCGTGCGCGCGGATCTCGCCGACTTCGACTGCCGCAACAACCGGCTCGCGCAGATGGCCTTCACCGCGGACGGCTTCGACGCCGCGGTGCGCGAGGCGGCCGGACGCTACGGCGCGGCGCGCATCGGCGTATTCCTCGGCACCAGCACCGCGGGGATACTGGAAACCGAGCTGGCCTACCGGCAGCGCGATCCGCAGACAGGCGCCCTGCCCGCCGGCTTTCGCTATGCGCACACGCACAACCCGTGGTCCGCGGCGGCATTCGTGCGCACGTACTTCGGGCTGCAAGGGCCGGCCACCACGATTTCGTCGGCGTGCTCGTCGGGCGCGAAGGTGTTCGGATCGGCGCGCCGCATGATCGAAGCCGGGCTCATCGATGCCGCCGTGGTGGGCGGCGTCGATTCGCTGTGCCTCACCACGCTCTACGGCTTCAACTCGCTGGAACTGCTCTCGCGCGAACCGTGCAAGCCGTTCGACGTAGCGCGCAGCGGCATTTCGATCGGCGAGGCCGGCGCGTTCGCGCTGCTCGAACGCGCGCCGCAGCAAGCGACGGCGCTGCACGACGACGCGATCCTGCTGCTCGGCATCGGCGAATCGAGCGACGCCCATCACATGTCGTCGCCGCATCCCGAAGGGCTCGGCGCGCGCACCGCGATCGAAGACGCGTTGCGTACGGCGGGCATCGATGCCGGGAGCGTCGACTACATCAATCTGCACGGCACCGCGACGCCCAGCAACGACGCCGCCGAAAGCCTCGCGGTGAACGCGGTGTTCGAGCACACGCCGTGCAGCTCGACGAAAGGCGCGACGGGCCACACGCTGGGCGCCGCGGGCGCGCTCGAAGCCGTGATCGCCGCGTGGTCGCTGCGCGCGCAATGGCTGCCTGCGGGCGTCAACACGACCCAGCCCGACCCCGCGCTCTCGCCGGGCTATCTGCTGGAAGGCCGCGCGGCTTCGCTGCGAACGGCGCTCAGCAACTCGTTCGGCTTCGGCGGGACCAATTGCAGTCTGCTGTTCGGCCACGCGGGTCAACTGCGCGACGCAGGCCGGCTCGATAGCGGAGGGCAGCCATCATGA
- a CDS encoding ferritin-like domain-containing protein — translation MTRKTLQDLFVHSLSDIYSAEKQLTRALGKLSRAASNEELSKAFQTHLEETQGQIERIDKVVESSGIRLKRIKCVAMEGLVEEGQELIEEIEKGPVLDAGLVGAAQKVEHYEIAAYGTLCALGKQLGLNDAVKLLQETLEEEKATDLKLTQFAQKAGNVQAQKAA, via the coding sequence ATGACGCGCAAGACACTTCAGGATCTTTTCGTCCATTCGCTTTCGGACATCTACAGCGCGGAGAAGCAGCTCACGCGCGCGCTCGGCAAGCTCTCCCGGGCCGCGAGCAACGAGGAGCTCTCGAAGGCGTTTCAGACCCACCTGGAAGAAACGCAAGGGCAGATCGAGCGCATCGACAAGGTGGTCGAGTCGAGCGGCATCCGGCTCAAGCGCATCAAGTGCGTGGCGATGGAAGGGCTCGTCGAGGAAGGACAGGAACTGATCGAGGAAATCGAGAAGGGGCCGGTGCTGGACGCGGGCCTCGTGGGCGCCGCGCAGAAGGTGGAGCACTACGAGATTGCGGCCTACGGCACGCTCTGCGCGCTCGGCAAGCAGCTTGGCCTCAACGACGCCGTGAAGCTGCTCCAGGAAACGCTGGAAGAAGAGAAGGCCACCGACCTCAAGCTCACGCAGTTCGCACAGAAGGCCGGCAACGTGCAGGCGCAGAAGGCGGCTTGA
- a CDS encoding NUDIX hydrolase, whose protein sequence is MKERATVICERGSRVLLVGKAGARWNLPGGRLKPDETLMQAASRELLEETHLAAVELHYLFAFVGTRTRHHVFLATLPSGTAAAPGREIARCRWFDVAQLERLRASAAVRVIVDMLALARRDARASEPALNADAHRTASATNVTREAEVASRAPATLNAAP, encoded by the coding sequence ATGAAAGAGCGCGCGACCGTAATCTGCGAACGTGGCAGTCGCGTGCTGCTGGTGGGCAAGGCAGGCGCGCGCTGGAATCTGCCGGGCGGCAGGCTCAAGCCCGACGAAACGCTCATGCAGGCAGCGAGCCGCGAACTGCTGGAAGAAACGCATCTCGCGGCTGTGGAACTGCACTATCTGTTCGCGTTCGTGGGCACACGCACGCGGCATCACGTGTTTCTCGCCACCTTGCCGTCCGGCACGGCCGCGGCGCCCGGCCGCGAGATCGCGCGCTGCCGGTGGTTCGACGTCGCGCAGCTGGAACGCCTGCGCGCAAGCGCGGCGGTCAGGGTGATCGTCGACATGCTCGCGCTCGCGCGCCGTGATGCGCGAGCAAGCGAACCTGCGTTGAACGCCGACGCGCACCGCACTGCATCCGCGACGAACGTGACGCGCGAGGCAGAGGTCGCCTCGCGCGCCCCTGCCACGCTCAACGCCGCGCCGTAG
- a CDS encoding SOS response-associated peptidase family protein encodes MYGRYARTQFGAAYAAALTPGLPDDEVEPLFDPAPYDDAPSWNIIPGCRQLILYRESSRCVRWGYLPPWAAALKIRPLSHARLERLSTGVWSGLLADRRVIIPCDHWYESIRDDDGAPHSFAVRRANGGPVWMAGLSSMLLHGEEDAESGFVVVSSAADGGPAAAGNSRPVVFSLGMAKAWLDPHTPLEQANCFAQEAGLPVDAFEWHRVSSRVRTRYVDDASVMEPDREPSIASFIRGTRTPESRGALARATPQPAPLV; translated from the coding sequence ATGTACGGCCGTTACGCCCGAACCCAGTTCGGAGCCGCGTACGCCGCGGCGCTCACCCCAGGCCTTCCCGACGACGAAGTCGAACCGCTGTTCGACCCCGCCCCGTACGACGACGCACCCAGCTGGAACATCATCCCCGGCTGCCGGCAGCTGATTCTCTATCGCGAGTCGTCGCGCTGCGTTCGTTGGGGCTATCTCCCGCCGTGGGCCGCGGCGCTCAAGATTCGACCGCTCTCGCATGCGCGCCTCGAAAGGCTCAGCACCGGCGTGTGGTCGGGCCTGCTCGCGGACCGGCGCGTCATCATTCCGTGCGATCACTGGTACGAATCCATTCGCGACGACGACGGCGCCCCGCACTCGTTCGCCGTGCGCCGCGCCAATGGCGGTCCCGTCTGGATGGCGGGCCTGAGCAGCATGCTGCTGCACGGCGAAGAAGATGCGGAGAGCGGCTTCGTGGTGGTCTCGTCGGCAGCCGACGGCGGCCCCGCCGCGGCGGGCAACAGCCGCCCTGTGGTGTTCTCGCTCGGTATGGCGAAGGCGTGGCTCGACCCCCACACGCCGCTCGAACAGGCGAACTGCTTCGCGCAGGAAGCCGGCTTGCCCGTCGATGCGTTCGAGTGGCACCGCGTGTCGTCGCGCGTGCGTACCCGCTACGTCGACGACGCGAGCGTCATGGAACCGGACCGCGAGCCGTCCATCGCCAGCTTCATCCGCGGTACACGTACGCCGGAAAGCCGCGGCGCATTGGCCCGCGCAACGCCGCAGCCGGCACCACTCGTTTGA
- a CDS encoding beta-ketoacyl synthase chain length factor — MSRLTAFIEGIGLLGPALGGWANAREVLAGRVPYAGGPNERTVLPAPAALPPAERRRTGAGVKLALAVGLEAVAASGRDASTLATVFASSGGDGQNCHAICETLAGEDRQLSPTRFHNSVHNAPAGYWSIATRAMAPSNVLCAYDGSFCAGLLESLTQAAVDGTPNLLIAFDTDYPLPMRNVRPVPDAFGVAFVFAAQPGERTVARIEAELTDAAATTLPDAALEALRASHPAARALPLCAALAAGRNASVVLDYLPGLHCRIDITWPDSTGHFRS; from the coding sequence ATGAGCCGGCTCACCGCGTTTATCGAAGGCATCGGGCTGCTCGGTCCTGCACTCGGCGGCTGGGCGAATGCACGCGAGGTGCTCGCGGGACGCGTGCCCTATGCAGGCGGACCGAACGAGCGCACCGTGCTGCCGGCGCCCGCCGCCTTGCCGCCCGCCGAGCGGCGGCGCACCGGCGCGGGCGTGAAGCTCGCGCTCGCCGTGGGTCTGGAGGCCGTCGCCGCGAGCGGGCGCGATGCGTCCACGCTCGCCACCGTGTTCGCGTCGTCGGGCGGGGATGGTCAGAACTGCCACGCGATCTGCGAAACGCTCGCGGGCGAAGACCGGCAACTCTCGCCCACGCGCTTTCACAACTCCGTGCACAACGCGCCCGCCGGTTACTGGAGCATCGCGACGCGCGCCATGGCGCCCTCCAACGTGCTGTGCGCCTACGACGGCAGCTTCTGCGCGGGCCTGCTCGAAAGCCTGACCCAGGCCGCCGTAGACGGCACGCCGAACCTGCTGATCGCCTTCGACACCGACTACCCGCTGCCCATGCGCAACGTGCGTCCCGTACCCGACGCGTTCGGCGTGGCGTTCGTCTTCGCGGCGCAGCCGGGCGAGCGAACCGTCGCGCGCATCGAAGCCGAACTCACGGACGCCGCCGCCACCACGCTGCCCGACGCCGCGCTCGAAGCGCTGCGCGCGAGCCATCCCGCCGCGCGCGCATTGCCGCTGTGTGCCGCGCTCGCCGCGGGCCGGAACGCGAGCGTCGTGCTCGACTACCTGCCCGGCCTCCATTGCCGGATCGACATTACATGGCCGGATTCAACCGGCCACTTCCGCTCATGA
- a CDS encoding MMPL family transporter, with protein MAAATSHEASKSQPLPPGEPRQPPPRRGRLPLAVWLWLLFLVACGVAIARAQFTADLSAFLPRSPDARQQVLVEQLREGLVSRLILVGIEGGDAATRAALSRRMAATLRSDPQFAAVNNGEPVNEASDQRFVFEHRYLLSPTVTPERFSADGLHRALGDSLDLLSSSAGLLTKALLPRDPTGETTAFAEQLASGQQPAVQDGVWASRDGQRALLLVQTRAAGSDTDGEARAIAAVRHAFDAATQGTAASPCRLVMTGTGVFSVETRDNIRHDVERLSVASLVLIAALLLVLYRSPLTLALGLLPVLCGVAAGIAAVSVVFHTVHGLTLGFGTTLIGEAVDYSIYLFVQSSRAEPGADSGPHVSREDALRQWTARYWPVVRLGVLTSVCGFASMLFSGFPGLVQLGLYSIAGLATAALVTRYVLPHLRGARHAIRDVSRAGAVLAQVAQAASRLRWLVAVLTVAAVAVLVAHRGQLWSHELAALSPVSPQSQALDASLRADMGAPDVRYLVVIAGASEEAVLEGAEKVGAQLQPLVDAGVIAGYESPARYLPSEATQRARLASLPAADVLAERMRTAVDDQPVHVKPQVFAPFIADVEAARNGGLLTRDDLRGTSMALAVEALLTHDGNTWRAMLALRAPTSQSATHTAGAAPHPRADEPSLDAGRVSAAVARAHVPGALFVDLKSEADRLYVNYVGEDLRLSLAGFAAIVVLLLVALRSPLRVVRTLAPLAAAVLVVSAALALAGVALTILHLIGMLLIVAVGSNYALFFNMQQRSGDDARMAPVTLVSLLVANLSTVAGFGLLAFAHVPLLRAFGLTVGPGAVLALVFSAMLAPAGMLRAAHATHAVPAGEAR; from the coding sequence ATGGCCGCCGCCACATCGCACGAGGCAAGCAAGTCGCAACCGCTGCCGCCAGGCGAGCCACGGCAACCGCCGCCCCGCCGCGGCCGCCTGCCGCTCGCCGTGTGGCTGTGGCTGCTGTTTCTCGTCGCGTGCGGCGTGGCCATCGCCCGGGCGCAGTTCACCGCCGACCTGTCCGCGTTCCTGCCGCGCTCGCCCGACGCGCGGCAACAGGTGCTCGTCGAGCAGTTGCGCGAGGGGCTCGTGTCGCGGCTGATCCTTGTCGGCATCGAAGGCGGCGACGCGGCCACGCGCGCCGCGCTCTCGCGCCGCATGGCGGCGACGCTGCGCAGCGACCCGCAGTTCGCGGCCGTCAACAACGGCGAGCCCGTGAACGAGGCAAGCGACCAGCGCTTCGTTTTCGAGCATCGCTACCTGCTGAGTCCAACGGTAACGCCCGAACGCTTTTCGGCGGACGGCCTGCATCGCGCGCTCGGCGACAGTCTCGATCTGCTCAGTTCGTCCGCGGGGCTGCTCACGAAGGCGCTCTTGCCGCGCGATCCCACGGGAGAAACCACCGCCTTCGCCGAGCAGCTCGCAAGCGGCCAGCAGCCCGCCGTACAGGACGGCGTGTGGGCCTCGCGCGACGGCCAGCGCGCGCTGCTGCTCGTGCAGACGCGCGCCGCCGGCTCGGACACCGACGGCGAGGCGCGCGCCATCGCCGCCGTCCGGCACGCGTTCGACGCCGCCACGCAAGGCACGGCGGCCTCGCCCTGCCGCCTCGTCATGACCGGCACCGGCGTGTTCTCCGTCGAGACGCGCGACAACATCCGCCACGACGTGGAGCGTCTTTCGGTGGCCAGCCTCGTGCTGATCGCGGCGCTGCTGCTCGTGCTCTACCGTTCGCCGCTCACGCTCGCGCTCGGCCTGTTGCCCGTGCTGTGCGGTGTGGCGGCCGGCATCGCCGCGGTGAGCGTCGTCTTCCATACCGTGCATGGGCTCACGCTCGGCTTCGGCACGACGCTGATCGGCGAGGCCGTGGACTATTCGATCTACCTGTTCGTGCAGTCGTCGCGAGCGGAACCGGGCGCGGATTCAGGCCCGCACGTCAGCCGCGAAGACGCCTTGCGCCAATGGACCGCGCGTTACTGGCCCGTCGTGCGGCTCGGCGTGCTGACCTCGGTGTGCGGGTTTGCGTCGATGCTGTTCTCGGGTTTTCCGGGGCTCGTGCAACTCGGGCTCTATTCGATTGCGGGGCTCGCCACGGCGGCGCTCGTCACGCGCTACGTGCTGCCGCATCTGCGCGGGGCACGTCACGCCATACGCGACGTTTCGCGGGCCGGTGCCGTGCTCGCGCAGGTCGCTCAGGCGGCCTCGCGGCTGCGCTGGCTCGTGGCGGTGCTCACGGTGGCCGCCGTCGCGGTGCTGGTCGCGCATCGCGGACAGCTCTGGAGCCACGAGCTCGCGGCATTGAGCCCCGTGTCGCCGCAAAGCCAGGCGCTCGATGCGAGCCTGCGCGCCGACATGGGCGCGCCCGACGTTCGCTATCTCGTGGTGATCGCGGGCGCGAGCGAGGAGGCCGTGCTCGAAGGCGCGGAGAAGGTGGGCGCGCAGTTGCAGCCGCTGGTGGACGCGGGCGTGATTGCGGGCTACGAGAGCCCCGCGCGGTATCTGCCGAGCGAGGCCACGCAGCGCGCGCGCCTCGCGAGCCTGCCCGCCGCGGACGTGCTTGCCGAACGCATGCGCACAGCTGTCGACGATCAACCGGTACACGTCAAGCCGCAGGTGTTCGCGCCGTTCATCGCCGACGTTGAGGCCGCGCGCAACGGCGGCCTGCTCACGCGCGACGACTTGCGAGGCACGTCGATGGCGCTCGCGGTGGAAGCCTTGCTCACCCACGACGGCAACACCTGGCGAGCGATGCTCGCCCTGCGAGCACCAACGAGCCAAAGCGCGACCCACACCGCGGGCGCCGCACCGCACCCGCGTGCCGACGAACCGAGTCTCGATGCCGGGCGCGTCAGCGCCGCGGTGGCGCGCGCCCACGTGCCCGGCGCGCTCTTCGTGGATCTGAAATCCGAGGCCGATCGCCTCTACGTGAACTACGTGGGCGAGGACCTGCGCCTCTCGCTCGCGGGCTTCGCCGCGATCGTGGTCCTGCTGCTCGTCGCGCTGCGCTCGCCGCTGCGCGTGGTGCGCACGCTCGCGCCGCTCGCGGCCGCCGTGCTCGTGGTGAGCGCGGCGCTCGCGCTGGCGGGCGTGGCGCTTACCATCCTGCATCTGATCGGCATGTTGCTGATCGTCGCGGTGGGTTCCAACTACGCGCTCTTCTTCAACATGCAGCAGCGCAGCGGCGACGACGCACGCATGGCTCCCGTCACGCTGGTGTCGCTGCTGGTCGCGAATCTCTCCACCGTGGCGGGCTTCGGCCTGCTCGCTTTCGCCCATGTGCCGCTGCTCCGGGCATTCGGTCTCACGGTGGGCCCGGGCGCCGTGCTCGCGCTCGTGTTTTCGGCAATGCTGGCACCGGCCGGCATGCTGCGCGCCGCGCACGCGACGCACGCCGTTCCCGCCGGAGAAGCGCGATGA
- a CDS encoding polysaccharide deacetylase family protein gives MTMETRVPPVMSAAMPLRARRWRPSPFIAGTAGLHAMAATAVGAVPATWPWALGSVMASHLALTAAGLWPRSALLGPNWRRLPASAGNNIALTIDDGPHPEVTPRVLDVLDRYGARATFFCIGDEARRYPKCVEAIVARGHAVENHSQRHLHRFSLLGPAAMRREIAAAQTTLADITGTPPLFFRAPAGLRNPFLEPALCALGLHLASWTRRGFDTRANDAARVAHRLLDGLAAGDILLVHDGHAARDAHGRPVVLDVLPKVLEAAAAAQLRCMTLRAALATMEARP, from the coding sequence ATGACCATGGAAACGCGCGTGCCGCCCGTCATGTCCGCCGCCATGCCGTTGCGTGCGCGTCGCTGGCGGCCCTCGCCGTTCATCGCCGGCACGGCCGGGCTGCATGCCATGGCGGCCACGGCGGTGGGCGCGGTGCCCGCCACGTGGCCGTGGGCGCTCGGCAGCGTCATGGCATCGCACCTCGCGCTGACCGCGGCGGGCCTCTGGCCCCGCAGCGCGCTGCTCGGTCCGAACTGGCGGCGCCTGCCCGCGAGTGCCGGCAATAACATCGCCCTCACCATCGACGACGGTCCGCACCCCGAGGTCACGCCGCGCGTGCTCGACGTGCTGGACCGCTACGGCGCCCGCGCCACGTTCTTCTGCATCGGCGACGAGGCGCGCCGCTACCCGAAGTGCGTGGAGGCGATCGTCGCGCGCGGCCACGCCGTGGAAAATCACAGCCAGCGTCATCTGCACCGCTTCTCGCTGCTGGGGCCCGCTGCAATGCGACGCGAGATAGCGGCCGCGCAAACGACGCTCGCCGACATCACCGGCACGCCGCCGCTTTTTTTCCGCGCGCCCGCGGGGCTGCGCAATCCGTTTCTCGAACCTGCGCTGTGCGCGCTGGGCCTGCATCTCGCAAGCTGGACGCGGCGCGGCTTCGACACCCGCGCGAACGACGCCGCGCGTGTCGCGCACCGACTGCTCGACGGTCTCGCGGCCGGCGACATCCTGCTCGTGCACGACGGCCACGCGGCGCGCGATGCGCACGGCCGGCCGGTCGTACTCGACGTGCTGCCGAAGGTGCTGGAAGCCGCGGCAGCGGCGCAGCTGCGCTGCATGACGCTGCGGGCGGCATTAGCAACGATGGAGGCGCGGCCATGA
- a CDS encoding ferritin-like domain-containing protein, whose protein sequence is MTTPNEHLLDWLRDAYAMEQHAESMLKAQASRLEHYPALRQRIEQHIDETRSQQKLLEARLDSLGSGPSTIKNLAARVAAFGQAVGGMTTTDEVVKGAMAGYVFENIEIAAYTELIAAARVAGDAETLRCCEQILPQEVAMSRWLLEHLPEVVTAYLERSAADQEAKR, encoded by the coding sequence ATGACCACCCCCAACGAACATCTGCTCGACTGGCTGCGCGACGCCTACGCCATGGAACAGCACGCCGAATCCATGCTGAAGGCCCAAGCCTCGCGGCTCGAACACTATCCCGCGCTGCGCCAGCGCATCGAACAGCACATCGACGAAACGCGCTCGCAGCAGAAGTTGCTCGAAGCGCGCCTGGACAGTCTGGGCAGCGGTCCGTCCACCATCAAGAACCTGGCAGCGCGCGTGGCGGCATTCGGCCAGGCCGTGGGCGGCATGACCACCACGGACGAAGTCGTGAAGGGCGCCATGGCCGGCTACGTATTCGAGAACATCGAGATTGCGGCCTACACGGAACTCATCGCCGCCGCGCGCGTGGCGGGCGACGCCGAAACGCTGCGCTGCTGCGAGCAGATCCTGCCGCAGGAAGTCGCGATGTCGCGCTGGCTGCTCGAACATCTGCCCGAAGTGGTGACGGCGTATCTGGAGCGCTCCGCCGCGGACCAGGAAGCGAAGCGCTAG
- a CDS encoding DNA topoisomerase IB — MASIASSDPAHDLQYVNDRSPGITRKRAGRRFAYFDTAGRRIRDASEIARIDALAIPPAYTDVWICADPRGYLQATGRDARGRKQYRYHPAWREVRDATKYERMAAFGDALPRVRRRVARDLKLPGMPWDKVVATVVRLLDITLVRVGNAEYAKENRSYGLTTLRKKHAAIAAGKLRFRFRGKSGVAHDVEVDDPRVASVVRRCLGLPGHELFQFVDENGALRPVSSNDINTYLREASGADFTAKDYRTWAGSVLALGALRRIEAQLGREAEEEAQKKAAKEAAKEAAKEAAKSAAKHAAKDGATDRAKGAANRGTRKRKGAIHRHLVQTIKDVAQTLRNTPAVCRRCYIHPAVVDAFEQGELHSLAAVRTRRGLKADEALFAQLLRRHARAMRAAAREATRSATRKRAPMRARGPGHSARPADSSRSTSAERSSRSSHSSHSSQAGRSAGELQAS; from the coding sequence ATGGCCTCGATTGCATCCAGCGACCCCGCGCACGACCTGCAATACGTGAACGACCGCAGCCCCGGCATCACGCGCAAGCGCGCGGGCCGGCGCTTCGCGTACTTCGACACCGCCGGCCGCCGCATCCGCGACGCCAGCGAGATCGCACGCATCGACGCGCTCGCCATTCCGCCGGCCTACACCGACGTCTGGATCTGCGCCGACCCGCGCGGCTATCTGCAAGCCACCGGCCGCGACGCACGCGGGCGCAAGCAATACCGCTATCACCCTGCATGGCGCGAAGTGCGCGACGCCACCAAGTACGAACGCATGGCTGCGTTCGGCGACGCGTTGCCGCGCGTGCGTCGCCGTGTGGCGCGCGACCTGAAGCTGCCGGGCATGCCGTGGGACAAGGTGGTGGCCACTGTCGTACGGCTGCTCGACATCACGCTCGTGCGCGTGGGCAACGCCGAATACGCGAAGGAAAACCGCTCCTACGGTCTCACGACGCTGCGCAAGAAGCACGCGGCCATCGCCGCGGGCAAGCTGCGCTTTCGCTTTCGCGGCAAGAGCGGCGTCGCGCACGACGTCGAGGTGGACGACCCGCGCGTGGCGAGCGTGGTGCGCCGTTGCCTCGGGCTGCCGGGCCACGAGCTGTTCCAGTTCGTCGATGAAAACGGCGCGCTGCGGCCCGTGAGTTCCAACGACATCAACACCTACCTGCGCGAAGCGAGCGGCGCCGACTTCACGGCCAAGGACTACCGCACGTGGGCGGGCAGCGTGCTGGCGCTCGGCGCCCTCCGACGCATCGAGGCGCAACTCGGGCGGGAGGCCGAAGAAGAAGCGCAGAAAAAGGCCGCGAAAGAGGCGGCAAAAGAGGCCGCGAAGGAGGCGGCAAAAAGCGCAGCGAAGCATGCGGCAAAAGACGGCGCAACAGATCGGGCAAAAGGTGCGGCGAACCGCGGCACCAGGAAGCGCAAAGGCGCCATTCATCGGCATCTCGTGCAGACCATCAAGGACGTCGCGCAGACCCTGCGCAACACGCCTGCCGTGTGCCGACGCTGCTACATCCACCCGGCCGTGGTGGATGCCTTCGAGCAAGGCGAGCTTCACAGCCTCGCTGCGGTGCGCACGCGGCGCGGCCTCAAGGCCGACGAGGCGCTGTTCGCTCAATTGCTGCGCCGTCATGCCCGCGCGATGCGCGCCGCGGCGAGAGAGGCCACGCGTTCGGCGACACGCAAGCGCGCGCCGATGCGGGCACGCGGACCAGGGCATTCGGCCCGGCCGGCAGATTCCAGTCGTTCGACTAGCGCCGAGCGTTCGAGCCGTTCAAGTCATTCGAGCCATTCGAGTCAGGCAGGCCGCTCAGCCGGCGAACTCCAAGCGTCCTGA
- a CDS encoding outer membrane lipoprotein carrier protein LolA — protein MMVFRNRFRGAVVPAFVKLALVSAGAMGAIGAIGLCACNEARAAQAPAASADAPSITAQAAPAANTAMHTDARPASFAAPASSAWTLDRLMATLAQKKSGRATFTETKYLAIADQPVVSSGELSFTAPDHLEKRTLSPKPEDLVVDGDKLTVARNDHRYTLALAQYPELAAFIESIRATLAGNRYALEQVYKVAVAGEGDGWTLTLTPLDSRMRKNVSEITLRGTRDMLHSVAIQQADGDRSLMRLQNAGAP, from the coding sequence ATGATGGTTTTCCGTAACCGCTTTCGTGGTGCCGTGGTGCCCGCCTTCGTCAAGCTCGCGCTCGTTAGCGCAGGCGCGATGGGTGCGATAGGCGCAATCGGGCTTTGCGCGTGCAACGAAGCACGCGCCGCGCAAGCGCCGGCAGCAAGTGCCGATGCGCCGTCTATCACCGCGCAGGCCGCGCCCGCTGCGAACACCGCGATGCACACCGACGCACGACCCGCATCGTTCGCAGCGCCGGCATCGTCCGCGTGGACGCTCGACCGGCTGATGGCCACGCTCGCGCAGAAGAAGTCGGGCCGCGCCACCTTCACCGAAACGAAGTACCTGGCCATCGCGGACCAACCCGTGGTCTCGTCGGGCGAACTCAGTTTCACCGCGCCCGATCACCTCGAAAAACGTACGCTGAGCCCGAAGCCCGAAGACCTCGTCGTGGACGGCGACAAGCTCACGGTCGCGCGCAACGACCATCGCTATACGCTCGCGCTCGCGCAGTACCCGGAGCTGGCCGCGTTCATCGAAAGCATTCGCGCCACGCTGGCCGGCAACCGCTACGCGCTGGAGCAGGTCTACAAGGTGGCCGTCGCGGGCGAAGGCGACGGCTGGACGCTCACGCTCACGCCGCTCGACTCGCGCATGCGCAAGAACGTGAGCGAGATCACGCTGCGCGGCACGCGCGACATGCTGCACAGCGTGGCGATCCAGCAGGCCGACGGCGACCGTTCGCTGATGCGGCTGCAAAACGCCGGAGCGCCTTGA